One window of Novosphingobium sp. P6W genomic DNA carries:
- a CDS encoding fimbria/pilus outer membrane usher protein, producing the protein MPLAPRHLRAALAAAIALPPAMGIGPGCGSAQEAPGAAALPIPVGVVVNGQAMAEPGLLLVHEGRLLARRSDLEAWGLIGRVFTPAQVLEGESYVLLDGVKGLVARLDTDGGILRVDADAALFPRLVIDADRRRVPVAPAVPAQFLDYDLTASNWSGKTRLAGLVDAGFSGAWGVADSSFLVDSGSRGVVRLDTALRRDFPDRRMRLVLGDTVGRGAPWSRPVRYGGVFLGTDFSLDPQAINFPLPVISGSALTPSTVELLSQSSRQSLGVGPGTFDLALQPRLTGAGQVTMSVRDLAGNTRQVTRSFYASPNLLRPGLSEFAVEAGALRKDYGFGSFAYGPLFAAAGLRRGLTNTLTVEGRVEVSQATRMAGLGGAMVIEPLGEVSLLGAVSQGSAGTGTLIRAQAQRITAAYTLSASYEHADARFRQVGEARQNGGGRSELAVAGGLSLGWAGNINASYARLRQGIGGETQSRFDLASVYYSTNLRGGYLSVGVQYTARGSEPRRDGRSEPSSRDLGFFGSLTVPLGPRRHVSAVAEQGRAALTYDQSLPDDSGMGLRALAGVDRGSAWVEGGVSYRTGAGDVRIDAAQRQGQQGVQLNARGGLLRVDGTLLATQHIDQGFALVDVDSDTPVTVLVENRAGPRKARTGRRVIVTGLQPYAENHIGVDPADMPVDEGLDAAAQVVAPGWRQAVRVSFGGAAEQGARLRLVDSHGNPIRIGSRFAWAGGIGVVGYGGEVWIDAYVGGAALRVSGPAGSCRAIIPQLSGEARLTAITPTACVSDTEWAQK; encoded by the coding sequence GTGCCGCTCGCGCCCCGTCATCTGAGGGCCGCCCTGGCGGCAGCCATCGCCCTGCCTCCGGCCATGGGCATTGGCCCGGGATGCGGGTCGGCGCAGGAAGCGCCGGGCGCGGCGGCGCTGCCAATACCGGTCGGCGTGGTCGTCAACGGGCAGGCGATGGCGGAGCCCGGCCTGCTGCTGGTGCATGAGGGCCGCCTGCTGGCGCGGCGCAGCGATCTGGAGGCATGGGGCCTGATCGGGAGGGTGTTTACGCCCGCGCAGGTTCTCGAAGGCGAAAGCTATGTCTTGCTCGACGGGGTGAAGGGCCTCGTCGCCCGTCTCGACACCGATGGCGGCATCCTGCGCGTGGACGCCGATGCCGCGCTGTTTCCCCGCCTCGTCATCGATGCCGATCGCCGCCGGGTGCCGGTCGCGCCCGCCGTGCCCGCGCAGTTCTTGGACTACGATCTGACCGCCTCCAACTGGAGCGGCAAGACGCGGCTGGCCGGGCTTGTCGATGCCGGTTTCTCGGGCGCCTGGGGGGTGGCCGATTCCAGCTTCCTGGTGGACAGCGGCAGCCGGGGCGTGGTGCGGCTAGACACGGCGCTTCGCCGCGATTTCCCGGACCGGCGGATGCGGCTGGTGCTCGGGGATACGGTGGGCCGGGGCGCGCCGTGGAGCCGGCCGGTGCGTTATGGCGGCGTGTTCCTTGGCACTGACTTCTCGCTCGACCCGCAGGCGATCAACTTCCCGCTGCCGGTCATCTCGGGCAGCGCGCTGACACCTTCGACGGTGGAACTGCTTTCACAAAGCTCGCGCCAGTCGCTGGGCGTCGGGCCGGGGACGTTCGATCTTGCCCTGCAACCGCGCCTGACGGGCGCCGGGCAGGTGACCATGAGCGTGCGCGATCTGGCGGGAAACACCCGGCAGGTGACGCGCAGCTTCTATGCCAGCCCCAACCTGCTGCGCCCGGGACTCAGCGAATTCGCGGTCGAGGCGGGCGCGCTGCGCAAGGATTACGGCTTTGGCAGCTTTGCCTACGGGCCGCTGTTCGCCGCTGCCGGTCTGCGCCGGGGCCTGACCAATACGCTGACCGTGGAAGGCCGCGTCGAAGTCAGCCAGGCAACCCGCATGGCCGGGCTGGGCGGAGCCATGGTCATCGAACCGCTGGGCGAAGTCTCGCTCTTGGGCGCGGTTTCGCAGGGGAGCGCGGGCACCGGCACCCTGATCCGCGCGCAGGCCCAGCGCATCACTGCGGCCTACACCCTGAGCGCCAGCTACGAGCACGCCGACGCCCGGTTCCGGCAAGTGGGCGAGGCACGGCAGAACGGCGGCGGACGCAGCGAACTGGCGGTCGCGGGCGGCTTGTCGCTGGGGTGGGCGGGCAACATCAACGCCAGTTATGCGCGGCTGCGCCAAGGTATCGGCGGAGAAACGCAGAGCCGGTTCGATCTGGCCTCGGTCTATTATTCCACGAACCTGCGCGGCGGCTACCTGTCGGTCGGCGTCCAGTACACCGCGCGGGGCAGCGAGCCGCGCCGGGACGGGCGCAGCGAACCTAGCAGCCGGGACCTGGGCTTTTTTGGCTCGCTCACCGTGCCGCTGGGGCCGCGCCGCCATGTCAGCGCCGTCGCCGAACAGGGCCGCGCCGCGCTCACTTACGACCAGAGCCTGCCCGACGACAGCGGCATGGGCCTGCGCGCGCTGGCCGGGGTGGACCGGGGCTCTGCCTGGGTCGAGGGCGGGGTGTCTTATCGTACCGGGGCGGGCGACGTGCGGATCGACGCGGCGCAGCGGCAGGGCCAGCAGGGCGTGCAGCTCAACGCGCGCGGCGGACTGCTTCGCGTGGACGGCACGCTGCTGGCCACCCAGCATATCGACCAGGGCTTTGCGCTGGTCGATGTCGACAGTGACACGCCGGTCACCGTGCTGGTTGAGAACCGTGCCGGCCCTCGCAAGGCCCGCACCGGGCGCCGGGTGATCGTGACCGGCCTGCAGCCTTATGCCGAAAACCACATCGGCGTGGACCCGGCCGACATGCCCGTCGACGAAGGACTGGATGCGGCGGCGCAAGTAGTCGCGCCCGGCTGGCGGCAGGCGGTGCGGGTGTCCTTCGGCGGCGCGGCCGAGCAGGGCGCGCGGCTGCGACTGGTCGACAGTCACGGCAATCCCATCCGCATCGGATCGAGATTCGCCTGGGCGGGGGGCATCGGTGTCGTAGGGTACGGCGGTGAAGTCTGGATCGACGCCTATGTCGGCGGGGCTGCGCTGCGCGTGTCCGGCCCGGCAGGTTCATGCCGCGCGATCATTCCGCAGCTGTCGGGCGAGGCGCGGCTTACCGCCATTACGCCGACCGCCTGCGTGTCCGACACCGAATGGGCGCAGAAATGA
- a CDS encoding YezD family protein — protein sequence MRIANPTEAPAAEHPLLNEGVQHVIEALQRLRFGVIQLTVHDGKLMQVDVTERRRFNN from the coding sequence ATGCGAATTGCCAACCCCACCGAAGCGCCCGCCGCTGAACATCCGCTACTGAACGAAGGCGTCCAGCATGTGATCGAGGCGCTGCAGCGCCTGCGTTTCGGCGTGATCCAGCTGACCGTGCACGACGGCAAGCTGATGCAGGTCGACGTGACCGAGCGCCGCCGCTTTAACAACTGA
- a CDS encoding spore coat U domain-containing protein: MRRAALIRSALACGGLVGGLGPPLPASAAGCIVCICSVSATNLSFGTYNPGSTSAAAATATVNASCVSVSVPMSATVDLGLSAGTSTTAAARQMANGTARLGYNIYQDNGYAAIWGNGSNGGTVQTMTINNLLSFNASKTAYGRIPIHQYVKAGAYADSIVVTFTF; encoded by the coding sequence ATGCGCCGTGCCGCCCTTATCCGTTCCGCGCTGGCTTGCGGCGGGCTGGTGGGGGGACTTGGGCCGCCCCTGCCGGCTTCGGCTGCGGGCTGCATCGTGTGCATCTGCAGTGTTTCGGCCACCAACCTGAGCTTCGGCACCTACAATCCGGGCAGTACCAGCGCGGCGGCCGCCACCGCGACGGTGAATGCCAGCTGCGTCTCGGTCAGCGTGCCGATGAGCGCCACGGTCGACCTGGGGCTGAGCGCGGGCACGTCCACCACGGCGGCGGCGCGGCAGATGGCCAACGGCACCGCGCGGCTGGGCTACAACATCTATCAGGACAACGGCTATGCCGCGATCTGGGGCAACGGCAGCAACGGCGGAACGGTGCAGACGATGACGATCAACAATCTGCTGAGCTTCAATGCGTCGAAGACCGCCTATGGGCGCATACCGATCCACCAGTACGTGAAGGCCGGCGCCTATGCCGATTCGATCGTGGTGACCTTTACGTTCTGA
- a CDS encoding GlsB/YeaQ/YmgE family stress response membrane protein, whose amino-acid sequence MTLLLILIVGGIIGWLASILMRTDAQQGIFLNIVVGIVGALIAGFIITPLIGGAPITSGAFDIMSLFASFLGAVVLLAIVNLFRRGSVR is encoded by the coding sequence ATGACCCTTCTTCTCATCCTCATCGTCGGCGGCATCATTGGTTGGCTGGCTTCGATCCTGATGCGCACGGATGCGCAGCAGGGCATCTTCCTGAACATCGTCGTCGGCATCGTCGGCGCGCTGATCGCCGGTTTCATCATCACCCCGCTCATCGGCGGCGCTCCCATCACCAGCGGCGCGTTCGACATCATGTCGCTCTTCGCTTCGTTCCTGGGTGCGGTTGTCCTGCTGGCGATCGTCAACCTCTTCCGTCGCGGCTCGGTTCGGTAA
- the fahA gene encoding fumarylacetoacetase codes for MPMPPHIDETHDAQRLSWVESANAGGDFPIQNLPLGIFSRSGEAPRGGVAIGDAILDLAALARSGLLSGEALTAAEAASAPTLNALLALGAAPRRALRRAVSALLSQDAPERARIEPLLVPVGDATMHLPAHIGDYTDFYVGIHHATTVGSLFRPDNPLLPNYKHVPIAYHGRASTVRPSGTPVIRPLGQTKAPDAQEPTFGPAARLDYELELGVWLATGNAQGSPIPVGEAQDHIAGLTLLNDWSARDMQAWEYQPLGPFLAKNFLTTVSPWLVTMEALAPFRQAQPPRPEGDPRPLPYLWDEADQVAGSFALNLEVHLSSAAMREQGLAPQRLSHGSADAMYWTIAQMVTHHASNGCALQSGDLLGTGTLSGPGEDSQGSLMEITRSGAKRLTLPSGETRAFLEDGDELALSGRFEAEGFRSIGFGACTGIVKAARTM; via the coding sequence ATGCCGATGCCCCCCCACATCGACGAGACCCATGACGCGCAGCGCCTTTCCTGGGTGGAAAGCGCCAATGCCGGCGGCGACTTTCCGATCCAGAACCTGCCGCTGGGCATCTTCTCGCGCTCCGGCGAGGCCCCGCGCGGCGGTGTGGCGATCGGCGATGCGATCCTCGACCTTGCCGCCCTCGCCCGCAGCGGCCTGCTCTCTGGCGAGGCCCTGACGGCGGCCGAGGCGGCAAGCGCCCCCACGCTCAACGCCCTGCTGGCGTTGGGCGCGGCCCCCCGGCGGGCTCTGCGCCGCGCAGTATCCGCCCTGCTCTCACAGGACGCGCCGGAGCGCGCGCGCATCGAACCGCTGCTGGTCCCGGTAGGCGATGCCACGATGCACCTGCCCGCCCACATCGGCGACTACACCGATTTCTACGTCGGCATTCATCATGCCACGACCGTGGGCAGTCTGTTCCGGCCCGACAATCCGCTGCTGCCCAACTACAAGCACGTTCCCATCGCCTATCATGGACGCGCCTCCACCGTGCGCCCCAGCGGCACGCCGGTGATCCGCCCGCTTGGCCAGACCAAGGCGCCCGATGCGCAGGAGCCCACGTTCGGCCCCGCCGCGCGGCTCGATTATGAGCTGGAACTGGGGGTCTGGCTTGCCACCGGCAACGCGCAAGGATCGCCCATCCCGGTTGGCGAGGCGCAGGATCACATCGCCGGGCTCACCCTGCTCAACGACTGGTCCGCGCGCGACATGCAGGCGTGGGAATACCAGCCGCTCGGCCCGTTCCTGGCGAAGAACTTCCTCACCACCGTTTCGCCGTGGCTGGTGACGATGGAAGCGCTAGCCCCTTTCCGGCAGGCGCAGCCCCCTCGTCCCGAAGGCGACCCCCGCCCCCTGCCGTACCTGTGGGACGAGGCCGACCAGGTCGCCGGCTCCTTCGCGCTGAACCTGGAGGTCCACTTGTCGAGCGCGGCGATGCGCGAACAGGGGCTTGCACCCCAGCGCCTCAGCCACGGCTCGGCAGATGCCATGTACTGGACGATCGCGCAGATGGTGACGCACCACGCCTCCAACGGCTGCGCCTTGCAGAGCGGCGACCTGCTCGGCACCGGCACCCTCTCTGGCCCGGGCGAGGATTCGCAAGGCAGCCTGATGGAAATCACCCGCAGCGGCGCGAAGCGGTTGACCCTGCCCTCGGGCGAGACCCGCGCTTTCCTGGAGGACGGCGACGAACTGGCACTCTCCGGCAGATTCGAGGCGGAGGGTTTCCGCTCCATCGGTTTCGGAGCCTGCACCGGCATTGTGAAAGCGGCACGGACGATGTGA
- a CDS encoding Rrf2 family transcriptional regulator, protein MLSQKTRYAIRAMQHLADKHGQGPIPLTDIAESQNIPAKFLTVILSELSRFGIVASQRGKDGGYWLGVPAIDITYGDLIRVMRGSLALVPCASRFAHETCKNCVEEKDCRTRALMLQLRDATATLLDGITLADPIDLVPAASGLEAADDVQAD, encoded by the coding sequence ATGCTGTCGCAGAAAACACGTTATGCGATCCGGGCCATGCAGCACCTCGCGGACAAGCACGGCCAGGGCCCGATACCCCTGACAGACATCGCCGAGAGCCAGAACATTCCGGCGAAGTTCCTTACCGTCATCCTTTCGGAGCTGTCGCGCTTCGGCATCGTCGCCTCGCAGCGCGGCAAGGACGGGGGCTACTGGCTGGGCGTCCCCGCGATCGACATCACGTATGGCGATCTCATCAGGGTCATGCGCGGGTCTCTGGCGCTGGTGCCTTGCGCCAGCCGCTTCGCGCATGAAACCTGCAAGAACTGCGTCGAGGAAAAGGACTGCCGCACCCGCGCCCTGATGCTCCAGCTACGCGACGCGACTGCCACGCTGCTCGACGGGATCACCCTGGCCGACCCGATCGACCTGGTCCCGGCAGCGTCGGGACTGGAAGCGGCCGACGATGTGCAGGCGGACTGA
- a CDS encoding superoxide dismutase, protein MTIALMPLPYAQDALEPHISAKTLEIHHGAHHKTYVDKLNAAIDGTDDAGKTVEEITKSASGPKFNNAAQIWNHGFYWHSMSPEKTEPSESLATAITNDFGSIDALLEALSNEAVNHFASGWAWLVVDAGKLKVISTHDAGCPLTTDVVPLLTVDVWEHAYYIDQMNKRPAYVKAVLENLLNWKFASDNFDRGTAWTYPA, encoded by the coding sequence ATGACCATTGCCCTGATGCCGCTGCCCTATGCCCAGGACGCACTCGAACCGCACATTTCCGCCAAGACGCTGGAAATCCACCACGGCGCCCACCACAAGACCTACGTCGACAAGCTGAACGCTGCGATTGACGGCACCGACGACGCTGGCAAGACCGTCGAGGAAATCACCAAGTCGGCATCGGGCCCCAAGTTCAACAACGCCGCCCAGATCTGGAACCACGGCTTCTACTGGCACTCGATGAGCCCCGAGAAGACCGAGCCCAGCGAGAGCCTGGCCACCGCCATCACCAACGATTTCGGCTCGATCGACGCGCTGCTCGAAGCGCTGTCGAACGAAGCCGTCAACCACTTCGCCAGCGGCTGGGCGTGGCTGGTCGTCGACGCCGGCAAGCTCAAGGTCATCTCGACCCATGACGCCGGCTGCCCGCTGACCACCGACGTCGTGCCGCTGCTGACCGTCGACGTTTGGGAGCACGCCTACTACATCGACCAGATGAACAAGCGCCCGGCCTACGTGAAGGCTGTCCTTGAAAACCTCCTCAACTGGAAGTTCGCGTCGGACAACTTCGACCGCGGCACGGCCTGGACCTACCCCGCGTAA
- a CDS encoding molecular chaperone, with product MTAAVLALVALFGALGAAPARAGSLSVMPVRVDVAAGRRFCSLTLGNSSDQPVTVQIRSYAWSRDENGADILDPDAGFVVNPAIAAIAPGATRLVRCSLPADPSADPAERQWRLIVDQLPDPAFDVPGTVQTLLRISIPVFRAGEKAAPHLTASLFGKALRLANSGTAHVKVLAVTLKGAGGDAVTAERAFYLLARGAQVVPVERLPTGGVLAVHVRAEEGEFDIALDPAK from the coding sequence TTGACCGCAGCCGTGCTCGCGCTCGTTGCCCTGTTCGGCGCGCTTGGCGCCGCACCGGCGCGGGCCGGTTCGCTCAGCGTCATGCCGGTGCGCGTCGACGTGGCTGCGGGCCGCCGTTTCTGCTCGCTTACACTGGGCAACAGTTCCGATCAGCCGGTGACGGTGCAGATCCGCAGCTATGCCTGGAGCCGTGACGAAAACGGCGCCGACATCCTCGACCCGGACGCCGGTTTCGTGGTCAATCCCGCCATCGCCGCGATCGCGCCGGGCGCTACCCGGCTGGTGCGGTGCAGCCTGCCTGCCGATCCTTCGGCGGACCCGGCCGAACGGCAGTGGCGCCTGATCGTCGACCAGCTTCCCGATCCGGCTTTCGATGTGCCCGGCACTGTGCAGACGCTGCTGCGCATCTCGATCCCGGTATTCCGCGCGGGCGAAAAGGCCGCGCCGCACCTCACCGCCTCGCTGTTTGGCAAGGCGCTGCGGCTTGCCAATTCGGGCACTGCCCACGTCAAGGTGCTGGCCGTCACTCTGAAAGGGGCGGGCGGCGACGCGGTGACCGCCGAGCGCGCCTTCTACCTTCTGGCGCGCGGCGCGCAGGTGGTGCCGGTGGAGCGCCTGCCGACCGGCGGCGTCTTAGCCGTGCATGTGCGCGCCGAAGAGGGTGAATTCGACATCGCTCTCGATCCTGCGAAATAA
- a CDS encoding energy transducer TonB, whose protein sequence is MSARQRILSALASLLIVVGGLAALIAGLAARMTPQERREALAAIVPLRDPPKEPRRPEKPAKAHSTAAKGRPSPANLRNKATQIVAPPSRLPPLIVPPPVVTAQRAGTGAATQNGASDRPGPGQGAGGIGDGDGGGGNGDGDGDDDTLTRPTQIRGRLHFSDLPKDLRETKAGGELKLRYRIGVDGRVSDCRILVSSGRPQLDATTCALITERFRFRPSRNSRGEPVPAIMVERHGWYFDPDDEP, encoded by the coding sequence ATGTCCGCGCGGCAGCGCATTCTTTCGGCACTTGCCTCGCTGCTGATTGTGGTGGGAGGGCTGGCCGCGCTAATCGCCGGCCTTGCCGCGCGCATGACCCCGCAGGAACGACGCGAGGCACTGGCCGCTATCGTGCCGCTGCGCGATCCGCCCAAGGAGCCACGCCGCCCCGAGAAGCCGGCGAAGGCGCACTCCACCGCCGCCAAGGGCCGTCCCTCGCCCGCCAACCTGCGCAACAAGGCGACGCAGATCGTCGCCCCGCCCTCCCGCCTGCCGCCGCTGATCGTGCCTCCGCCCGTCGTCACCGCGCAACGCGCCGGGACCGGCGCCGCCACGCAGAACGGCGCGTCCGACCGGCCCGGCCCCGGACAAGGCGCGGGCGGGATTGGAGACGGCGATGGCGGCGGCGGGAACGGCGATGGGGACGGCGACGACGACACCCTTACCCGGCCGACGCAAATTCGCGGCCGCCTCCACTTCTCGGACCTGCCCAAAGACCTGCGCGAAACCAAGGCCGGCGGAGAACTCAAGCTGCGCTACCGCATCGGCGTCGACGGGCGGGTTAGCGACTGCCGTATTCTCGTCTCCAGCGGACGACCGCAACTGGATGCGACAACCTGCGCGCTGATTACCGAGCGCTTTCGCTTCCGCCCGTCCCGCAATTCCCGTGGTGAACCCGTGCCCGCAATCATGGTGGAGAGGCACGGGTGGTACTTCGACCCTGACGACGAGCCATAG
- a CDS encoding MFS transporter, which yields MRYLSEIAAAWRPLLAATLGMGTGMSIIGTVTSAIAPTLVADAGWSKADFAMVGTLGLLTALAMPFIGRLADVLGVKFTALIGIVAMPLAFLAYSLNGGSFRIYLAVFIFQSVVCVTTTATVYTRLVVQHVIHARGLALAIVACGPALFSAVGGPILNEFVEANGWAATYRALAVFVAITGVVTFLLIPSTGRDHALAALAPKRRARDDYPEVFREPAFWILFASMYLCNLPLTLILVQLKMLVLDNGITGEGASIMFTALALGMLLGRFITGVALDRFAPNVVSFFTLGLPGIGLYVLATSYDAPSVVTAAIFSLGFAVGAEGDILAYLVARHFRSGIYSSVLGLLTGVCSMAAASGAMLLSLTLARTGSFNTFLVITGTTVLIGSLLLLMLRRPAQIEVAPEAMPA from the coding sequence TTGCGCTATCTATCGGAAATCGCGGCCGCCTGGCGCCCGCTGCTGGCCGCGACGCTGGGCATGGGCACGGGCATGTCGATCATCGGGACGGTCACCAGCGCCATTGCCCCCACGCTTGTCGCCGATGCCGGCTGGTCGAAGGCGGACTTCGCCATGGTCGGCACTTTGGGTCTGCTGACAGCACTGGCGATGCCCTTCATCGGGCGGCTGGCCGATGTTCTGGGGGTCAAGTTCACGGCGCTGATCGGCATCGTCGCCATGCCGCTGGCCTTCCTGGCCTATAGTCTCAACGGCGGTTCCTTTCGGATCTACCTGGCCGTCTTCATCTTCCAGAGCGTGGTCTGCGTGACCACCACCGCCACCGTCTATACCCGGCTGGTGGTGCAACACGTTATCCATGCGCGCGGCCTGGCGCTGGCGATCGTCGCCTGCGGACCGGCGTTGTTCAGCGCCGTGGGCGGGCCGATCCTCAACGAATTCGTCGAAGCCAACGGCTGGGCGGCGACTTACCGCGCACTGGCGGTCTTCGTGGCGATCACCGGGGTCGTGACGTTCCTGCTGATCCCCTCCACCGGGCGCGACCATGCGCTGGCCGCCCTTGCCCCCAAGCGCCGCGCCCGCGACGACTATCCCGAAGTGTTCCGTGAGCCTGCGTTCTGGATTCTCTTCGCATCGATGTACCTGTGCAACCTGCCGCTCACGCTGATCCTGGTGCAGCTCAAGATGCTGGTGCTCGACAACGGCATCACCGGCGAAGGCGCCTCGATCATGTTCACTGCGCTGGCGCTGGGGATGCTTCTGGGCCGCTTCATCACCGGCGTCGCTCTCGACCGTTTCGCGCCGAACGTGGTCTCGTTCTTCACGCTGGGCCTGCCGGGCATCGGGCTATACGTATTGGCGACAAGCTACGATGCGCCTTCGGTCGTCACCGCCGCCATCTTCAGCCTGGGCTTCGCGGTGGGCGCTGAGGGCGACATCCTGGCCTATCTCGTCGCGCGGCATTTCCGCTCGGGCATCTATTCCAGCGTCCTGGGGCTGCTGACCGGCGTATGCTCGATGGCGGCCGCATCGGGAGCGATGCTGCTCAGCCTGACGCTGGCCCGCACCGGCAGCTTCAACACGTTCCTTGTCATCACCGGGACAACGGTGCTGATCGGCTCACTACTGCTGCTGATGCTGCGCCGTCCCGCGCAGATCGAAGTGGCCCCGGAGGCGATGCCGGCCTGA
- a CDS encoding sulfite exporter TauE/SafE family protein: protein MLDSLMADLPARLAEIAPFIAIGFAAQIVDGALGMAFGVITQTLLVSVVGVAPAAASASVHLVELFTTGTSGLSHIWHRNVNWGLFWRLVPTGIVGGVTGAYLLSSIDASVAKPFVMIYLAGIGAYLLFRAIRMRKPSFEDPRFTAPLALAGGFLDAAGGGGWGPVVTSNLLVQGGEPAKTIGTVNTAEFLLTASISAAFIATIGLSAFTSATVGLIIGGVVAAPFGALFAKRMKPRVLLTAVSIVLIATSAFSVWKSWPIF, encoded by the coding sequence ATGCTTGATTCGCTGATGGCAGACCTGCCGGCCCGCCTGGCCGAGATCGCCCCCTTCATCGCCATCGGCTTTGCCGCACAGATCGTCGACGGTGCACTGGGAATGGCTTTCGGCGTCATCACGCAGACCCTTCTGGTCAGCGTCGTGGGCGTTGCCCCGGCCGCCGCTTCGGCCAGCGTCCATCTGGTCGAGCTGTTCACGACCGGCACTTCCGGCCTTAGCCATATCTGGCATCGCAACGTGAACTGGGGCCTGTTCTGGCGACTGGTGCCGACCGGCATCGTCGGCGGCGTGACCGGCGCCTACCTGCTTTCCAGCATCGACGCCTCGGTCGCCAAGCCTTTCGTCATGATCTACCTGGCCGGCATCGGCGCGTACCTGCTGTTTCGCGCCATTCGCATGCGCAAGCCCAGCTTCGAAGACCCCCGTTTCACCGCGCCGCTGGCGCTGGCGGGCGGTTTCCTCGACGCGGCGGGCGGCGGCGGCTGGGGGCCGGTGGTCACGTCCAACCTGCTGGTGCAGGGCGGAGAACCGGCCAAGACCATCGGCACCGTCAATACCGCCGAATTCCTCCTCACCGCCTCGATCTCGGCCGCGTTCATCGCCACGATCGGGCTTTCCGCGTTCACCTCCGCCACGGTCGGCCTCATCATCGGCGGCGTGGTGGCGGCACCCTTCGGCGCCCTGTTCGCCAAGCGCATGAAGCCGCGGGTGCTGCTGACGGCCGTATCCATCGTACTGATCGCGACCAGCGCATTCAGCGTGTGGAAGTCATGGCCCATTTTCTAG
- a CDS encoding spore coat U domain-containing protein, with protein MSNVHHTRTAPACLRPLAAGLVLAAGFVLAPQAALAATATDTIAVTATVQATCTVVASPLAFGTYNPISSANVDASTTLNVTCTQGTAYNVGLSAGAGTGATTAVRKLTSSGHTLNYALYQDTTRATNWGNTIGTDTVTGTAGTAATAYTVYGRIPGSQNTTAGAYTDSVTVTVTY; from the coding sequence ATGAGCAACGTTCACCACACCCGCACGGCTCCGGCCTGCCTTCGCCCCCTTGCCGCCGGGCTTGTCCTGGCCGCAGGTTTCGTCCTAGCTCCCCAGGCCGCGCTGGCGGCAACTGCTACCGATACCATCGCGGTGACGGCGACGGTGCAGGCCACCTGCACGGTCGTGGCCAGCCCGCTGGCCTTCGGGACCTACAACCCGATCTCCTCGGCCAATGTCGACGCATCGACCACGCTCAACGTGACCTGCACCCAGGGCACGGCCTATAACGTCGGCCTCAGCGCCGGTGCCGGCACGGGGGCGACCACCGCCGTGCGCAAGCTGACCAGCAGCGGCCACACGCTTAACTACGCGCTTTATCAGGACACCACCCGCGCCACCAACTGGGGCAACACCATCGGCACTGACACCGTGACCGGCACCGCAGGCACCGCCGCCACCGCATATACCGTCTACGGCCGTATTCCCGGCAGCCAGAACACCACTGCCGGCGCTTATACCGACTCCGTTACCGTGACGGTCACGTACTGA